The following DNA comes from Candidatus Methylacidiphilum fumarolicum.
GCAATAATTTCAGCTTCCTGTTGATGATGTTTGGCATTGAGAACGTTATGCGGGATGTTTTCCCTTTTAAGCATTCGACTCAAAAGTTCGGAAGCTTCAACGGAAATCGTGCCAACCAGCACGGGTTGTCCCTTAGCATGCAGCTCCTTTATCTTCTGGACTATATTTTGGTACTTCGCCCGGCGCGTCTTAAAAATGGTATCTTCATAATCTATTCTACGGCAAGGCTTATTCGTCGGAATAACCACCACATCTAGCTTATATATATCATGAAACTCATTGGCCTCTGTCTCTGCGGTGCCTGTCATTCCAGCCAGTTTCTTATAAAGCCTAAAATAATTTTGTATGGTTATAGTCGCCAAGGTCTGCGTTTCTCTATCAATTTGCACCCCTTCTTTAGCTTCTATGGCCTGATGCAAGCCCTCACTCCATCGTCTTCCAGGCATAAGCCTCCCCGTAAACTCATCAACAATAACAACTTTATTGTCCTGAATCACGTAATGGACATCCTTTTCATACAGGCAGTAGGCTCTTAACAACTGGGAAACACAATGGATCCTTTCGGTTGCTTCTTCATATTTCTGTTGGGCTTGTAACCGAATTTTTTCTTTCTCCTGAATATCCAAACCAGGATTTTTGTCTAACTGATCGAAGAGAGCAGCTAGATCTGGAGGAGCGAAATAATCGGGATCAGTTGGATTTAAAAACTTTCTTCCCCTTTCGCTGATGTCTACCTCGTTGTTTTTCTCATCGATAGAAAAAAGTAGTTCTTCTTTTATGGCATATAGTTCGGTTCTACGCGAATCCTGGTAAAGAGAAAGCTCGGCATCATCCATATACCTTCTAATCTCTGGGTCTTCCAAGAATTTCATTAGTTGTTTATTCCTGGGCATACCCAGCTTTATTTTGAAAAGGAGTCGACCGATCTTTTCTTTATTGGCTGCCTTATCCTTAAGCAACCCTTGCACTTCCTCGGCCATGCGAGCGCATTCGATCACTTGTTGTTGAACCAGCCGGCTGACTTGAGGCTTGTAGCGACTATATTCCTGAGTAGCTCCTACGGTGGCAGGACCTGAAATGATCAATGGCGTGCGGGCTTCATCAATGAGGATACTGTCCACTTCATCGATAATCGCATAAAAATGGCCTCTTTGAACTTTCTCCTCTTTTTGCGTCACGATGCTGTTATCCCTAAGATAATCAAAGCCAAACTCACTATTAGTCCCATAGGTAACATCACAGGCATACTGCGCTCTGCGTTCCTCATAAGACTGTCCTTGTTGGAGACAGCCCACCGTTAGATTCAAAAACCGATAAATCTCCCCCATCCACTCACTGTCTCTAGCTGCCAAATAATCGTTGACGGTTACCACATGTACCCCTTGACCAAGCAAGGCATTTAAATAAACAGGCAGAGTGGCCACCAAAGTTTTTCCTTCGCCGGTGGCCATTTCAGCAATCTTTCCCATGTGCAGGACAATGCCCCCTAAAAGCTGGACATCAAAAGGGACCATGTCCCAAACAACCGGATGGCCGCGAACAATAATCACTTTGCCGCTTTCCTTAAACCTGCGACAGACATGTTTTACCACAGCAAAAGCTTCGGGAAGTAGATCATCAAGGCTTTCCCCTTCGTTAAGCCGTTTTTTAAATTCAAAAGTCTTATTGGACAGAGCCTCATCAGAAAGGGCAAAAAGATCCTTTTCTAGCTCGTTGATTCTATGGACAATGGGCCATAGCCGACTCAGCTCTCGTTCATTTTTTGAGCCAAATACTTTTTGAAGCAATTGCTTTATCATATCTCTTCTTTCTATTCCACAATCTTGAATAGAGAAAAAACTCTTTTTTTATTTCATGTGTAAAATAATCTAGAAAAAAAATACACGCTTTTCTCTTCGATAGCTAATAGCAAAAAATCTTATCTAGAAAACACCTGCACCGTAGAAGTTTGACTGAGGAAAAACCCTTGGCTTTCCCGCACCACCATAATGGTCATCAATACTCCTTCTCCACTTTTAATATCCTTGAGCAGCATGGGATAGGACTCCAATTCATCAACTCTACGGTTGCCAATTGCCAGAACGATCATTCCAGATTTGATTCCCGCTTTGGCTGCAGGGCTATTGGGTTCCACATCAGAAATGAGCAAGCCCATTCCCTCCTGCACATGGAAAGCTTCGGCTAACTCTCTATTCATCTCTTGGACATGCAATCCAAATTTCTTAGCCAATATTTGCTCAATTGTTACTGTCTTTTGAGAGGGGGTTCCGTTTTTAATTTCGGACAATGCCTCTTGATAAAAAATATTCACTTTTTTAGCAGGAATAGCAAATCCTATCCCTTCTATCGCTTCTCCAGCAAACTTAGCAGAACTGATACCCACAAACTTACCAGAAATATCCACAATCGGACCGCCACTGTTGCCAGGATTAATCGCAGCATCCGTTTGTAGAAGCCCCTCGATCCTACCCTCATCGGTTTCAATCGTCCGATCCATCGCGCTAAGGATTCCTTTGGAAACACTATTCTGATAGCCCACTGGATTGCCCAGAACGATAACCGTTTGACCAAGCAATGTGGGAGAGCTACTCTGAATATCAAGAAAAGGAAGGGCAGTTTTAGACTCGATTTTTAATAGAGCTAGATCCACAGCGGGATCAATGATTAACACTTTGCCCTCCACAGCGGATTTTTTTTCGTTTAAAGTCACTTGGACTTTGCGCTCGATGGACCTTTCCACTACATGCGCACAGGTGATGATGTAGCCTTCGGCACTAACTAATACACCAGAGCCCAAACTCTTGACTCTTTCCTTGTAGCTATAATACCTGCCGAAGAAAAGATCAAAAGGATCCTGTACTCTTTTCTGTACGATTCTTTCTGAGCTGATATTGACTACGGCAGGCATCACCTTTTGCACTACAAGTACCGTGGGTTCATCTTCGGCCCGATAAGGGATTTTGTTTTGGGACCATCCGGAAGTAAGAAAGAAAAAAAAGCATAGGCCTAAAACAAGCTTTCCTTTCTGCTTCCGTTCTAAGCAAGAATAGAGAGAAAAAGAAAAAAGAGTCCTAGACCAACGTTGTGAATCAAAGGAAAAAAAATTCATCGGGGTTATTCCTGTTTTACATTCTTAGGCTTTGCCACCAGCCAAAAGAAAAAATAGGCTCTTTTTTTAAGATTCTCGATAAAAAATTCACTCCTCTTCTCTGAATACTTTATTCTGAATACTTTAATACGAAGAAGAGGCTCTCTGCCACAGAACGGCAAAATTCCTTGCTTCTTGCAATTTTCTATAGACTTTGCCTGAATCGATCGCTTCCTCAATAGCCTCTAAGGCATCTTCCACTTTTCCTTTCCATCCCCACTGTAACAGGCCTACCAGACAATTTGCTACCACCAGTCCTCTGGCATACCCTTTTAGAGTGGCTCTAAAAATCCCTTCGATTTTTTGGGCGCTTTCTAGAGGAGAATGCACCAGTGCTTCCGCCATCGATCCAGGAGCATACCCCCTTTTGAAAGCATGTTTTTTCAGCAAAGGCTGTATTTCTTCTAAAGCTATGCCTGAAGCTTTCCCTAATCCTTCGACACCTAGTTCTCCTAGAGGATTCGATTGCTCATCTAGCCCGTAGACGATGGCCCGCTGTTCTATCCCCATAGCCTCAAGGGCCGCGTCAAAAAGATCCACATGCTCTTCTCTAAACACTCCGACTAACTGTACCATTGGTCGAGCAGGATTCAGTAATGGCCCAAGGAAATGGAAAACGGTCTGTATCTTTTTTTCGCCCAGCCTTTTCCTCAGAGGAGCTAATTGCATAAAGCTAGGATGATAATCGGGCGCATAAACAAAAGCCAAACCTATCTCCCTCATTGACCGATACACCCCTTCTGGAGAAAGCCTATAGGCTATCCCCAGCTTTTCCAGAACATCCGCACTGCCTGAGATTTTTGTTATCCCCTTATTCCCATGCTTGATTACCGGAACTCCCAGAGAGGCCAGGACAAAAATCATGGCAGTGGAAACATTGAATAGTGACAATCCCCCTCCTCCTGATCCACAACAATCAAAAAGGGGGAGACTATCCCATTGCCTTTGAAAAGATAGTTTAAGACTCTTTTCTAAAAAGACCTTAGCAAAGGCAACCAATTCTTTGGGTCGCATCCCACGACACGCCATGGAAACCAAGAACTGCTCCTTTTCTGAATCAGGAAAAGATGGATTCAACAGTAACGCTACTGCTTCTTGAACTTGCCCTTCATCCAACTCCCTGCCAGAGTTAATTTCCAAAGAAAGGGCATGCAACTGCCATCTCATCGTGTTTTATCCTACCTGATAAATTTTACTTGCCCGGACTTTATTGAAAAAAACTTCAAAATAGCCTAACGCATCATGTGGTCCTGGAGCAGCTTCTGGATGATATTGCACAGAAAAAATGGGCTTAGTCTTATGCACCATCCCTTCAATGGTCCCATCGTTGAGATTGATTTCACTAATTTTCAAGCAATCAGGGATCGATTCGGCACAAACCGCATACCCATGATTCTGAGAAGTAATCTTGATGGTCGAATCAAAGAGGTTTTTTACCGGATGATTCGCTCCTCTATGCCCAAAGCGCAGCTTGAAGGTTTTCGCTCCCAAAGCAATAGCTATGAGCTGATGCCCCAGGCAAATACCAAAGACAGGCCTGGCTCCTAAAAGCGGTTTTATTTCTGCATGCAATGTTTCGAAAAATGCAGGATCTCCAGGACCGTTAGACAGAAAAATGGCATCAGGATCACTTTCTAAAATACGTTTTGCAGACGCATAGGCTGGGAATACGTGCAGATCAAAACCTTTACTGCGAAGATAGCGTAAAGTAGAGAACTTGACACCAAAATCCATGACCGCTAACCGATAAATAGGCGGGGCCAGGCGTGTTACCCTCTGAGTCCATTTTTCGATCAACTCCTTTTTATGGGCATTCCAACCGTCTGCCTCCTTCATCTCTTCAATGATTGGTTTCAGCGCTTCTATCTCATCCCACCGGTAAGGCACTGGTGTCGTTACCTGAGCTATAAAATCGACTTTGGAATAGTCCCAATTTTGGGTTAATGCCACAGCCTCAGTCCTTTCCATGTCTTCTGTTGTCAAGACCGCTCGCAATACCCCAGCTTCCCGTATGTGCAGCGTCAGTCGCCTCGTATCCACTCCTTGGATTCCAATTACCCCCTTCCGTTTTAAAAATTCAGGCAGCGAACAGAAAGCTCTCCAACTACTAGGTATCGGAGAAAGAGAACGGATGACTAAACCGGCTACTTGAATATCCCTGGACTGATGATCGAAAGGACAAAGTCCATAATTACCGATTTCTGGATAGGTCAGGCATACAATCTGGCCTCGATAGGAAGGATCCGTCAGTATTTCCTGATAACCAGTCATCGAAGTATTAAAACAGATCTCTCCAATGGCCGTGCCTTCAGCTCCAAAAGATTCACCAGCGAAAACCGTACCATCTTCAAGAACTAAGAATGCCTTTTTTTTATGTTTTTTCATCTCTATTGGTTAAACCTATTTTTCTACACCGTTTTTTGTTCCCCCACTACCCTTTTTTCCCTCCATACAATCTTGCCATCAATCATGGTCAAAACAACCTTTCCTTTTAGATTCATTCCTTCAAATGGGGTATTCTTGCCTTTGGAAAAAAAGGCATTAGAGTCGACTTTCCAGGAAGCGTTGAGGTCTAGCAAAATAAGGTCTGCAGGCGATCCATATCGAAGGGAGGGGGGCTCTAGTCCAAGGACTCGACTGGGGCCTACAGTTAACTTAGCAAACAAATCCACCAGATCCATTTTTTTCGAGTAATAGAGCTCTTTGAGACAAACCGCCACCAGCGTTTCTAAACCAACGACTCCAAAGGGCGCTTTTTCAAACTCTACTTCTTTTTCGAAAAGAGCATGAGGAGCATGATCCGAAGCAATGACTTCCACAGTACCATCAACTAGAGCCTCGATCAAGGCTTCTCGATCTTTTTGCGTTCTTAGGGGAGGGTTCATTTTAAAGCGGGGATCATACTCTTTGAGGGCAGATTCTGTTAAGGCAATATGATGTGGACAAACCTCAGCGCTTACGGGAAGCCCCCTTTTTTTAGCATCCCTTAATAGCCGAATGGATCCTTCTGTAGTTAAATGCTGCAAATGAATTTTAGCCCCGGTTTTTTCGCAAAGAAGGATATCACGGCTAACGATCAGTTCTTCAGCAATACTGGGCCAACCAGGCAACCCCAAAAGCGTACTCCATAGCCCTTCGTTCATAACCCCTCCATCCGATAGAGCCGTATCCTCGCAATGATCCAGTATGGGAACTCCTAAGACAGATGCATATTCCATTGCCCGGCGCATAATTCGGGCATTCTGAACGCAGCTGCCATCATCTGTCAACGCAATAGCTCCAGCCTGAATAAGAGATTGAAAAGGAGCCAGTTTTTCTCCCAACCGCTCCTCAGTGATACATCCTGTAGGATAGACTTTTACTAGTGCTTCCTTATCCACTTTTTTACGGATCCAAGCGATCGTGTCGGGATGATCAGCTGGTGGAATAGTATTGGGCATAGCCACCACAGTCGTTATGCCGCCTGCGGCAGCTGCCATCGTGGCAGTTCTGATCGTTTCTTTTCTAGATTCACCGGGCTCCCGCAAATGTACATGCATATCGATCAATCCAGGCAGAACGATAAGGCCCTGAGCGTCTATTTTCGTCCAAGGAAAATCTTTGGGATAGTTGGTAGGATCTACAATTTTGCCCTCTGCTACATAAAGATTAACTGGCTCCTCGTCGCGTCTTAGTAGCGGATCAATGAGCCGGCCAGCCGAAATACAAAAAGCCTCCTCAGTTTTCATTGTGTACCAACCTGGTTTTGTTGCCCATTTTCAAAGTAGCCACCAAGCAGGTAGAACACAGCCATTCGGATGGCTAAACCATTCTCTACCTGCTTTAGAATGGCTGAATTGGGCGAATCAGCCAGTTCGCTTTCCATTTCTACCCCTCTTTCCACCGGACCTGGATGCATAATGAGAACATCTTTTTTACACTTTTTCATTCTTTCTGTAGTCAAGCTATAAGAGGCAATGTATTCGCTTATGGAAGGGAAAAGATCTTTTCTTTGTCTTTCATGCTGAAGCCGGAGCAGAATGATGCAATCAGCAAAAGGCAAGGACTCATCCAGATTGTAACTGATCTCTGCTCCAAAATCTTTGAAATAGCTAGGCAGGAGGGTGATAGGACCGACAAATTTCACGTTTGCCCCATACTTGGAAAGCGCCCAAAACGTCGAACGTGCTACTCGACTATGCAGAATATCCCCAACGATTAATACCTTAAGCCCACGAACGGTCCCAAAATGCTCTTCAATAGTCATCAAATCAAGAAGCCCCTGCGTTGGATGTTCATGGGCACCATCCCCTCCATTAATGACCGAAATGTTAAGGAGTTTTGCCAGGAAGGCAGCAGAGCCTGCCGCTGGATGGCGAATGATGAGAAAATCGATCCCCAAGGCTTCGAGATTCTTAGCCGTATCCTTCAAGGATTCACCTTTTTGAATAGAACTCGTTTTGTAGTCAATCGATAAAAAAGAAATGCCTAGTTTTTTAGCCGCAATTTCAAAGGAAACCCGTGTGCGGGTACTTGGTTCAACCATCAAGGCCAAGGCCGTATATCTTTTTAAAAAAGGAAGAGGAAGGTTTTCCTTGAGAATTGTCTTAAACTCTTTGGCCGCAAGCAAAATGGCCTCGATTTCAGAAAAATCTAGTGCCTCTAAAGAAACTAAATCTTTTCTTTTCCACTTTCTTTTTATTGCATCAAGTTTTAAGTTTTGCATTGATCTAGAGAAAAATATAGAAAGAAGAAAAAGAAGAAAATGACAAAAAGAATTTTTGGTAAAGCTTACGTTGTGGGGGATAATATCGATACCGATCAAATTATTCCAGCACAATATCTTATGTATGTTCCAACGGTTCCTGAAGAACTCGAAAAATTGGGCAGTCATGCGCTTTGCGGATTGCCTGAATCTCTCTATCCCCTTCGGTTTGTTGAAGCAGGTAAAACCAAGACGGAATATCCCATTATCATTGCAGGAAAAAACTTTGGCTGTGGTTCATCTCGAGAGCATGCCCCCATTGCTCTAGCTGCTGCTGGCTGTCGAGTGGTAATTGCCAAAAGCTATGCAAGAATTTTTTTTCGCAACTGTATTGCTACAGGAGTTCTTTTTCCTTATGAGATCGGAGAGAGATTTCCAGAAAAAATAGAGATTGGCCAAGAATTAGTCGTTGACCTAGAAACGGAGACTCTGTTGGTGGCTGATCAAGTTTATCCCTTAAAGCCTCTTGGGGATGCCAAAGAGGTCATCGAAGCTGGTGGAATATTTAACTATGCAAAAAAAACGGGAATGATCCCCGTTAGCTCTTAATTTTCTATTGCGTCTCATTTTAACTTTTCCTTTATGAAAACTTATCGCGTCGCTGTTCTTGCTGGAGATGGTATAGGTCCGGAATTGGTGCGAGTCACTATTCCAATTCTACGATTAGCTTCCTATCTGTACGGCTTTGAACTCATTTTTGAAGAAGCCTTAGTGGGAGGAACGGCTATAGAAGCAACAGGTAAAGCCCTGCCTCCAGAAACCCTGGAAATCTGCAAGCGGGCACAAGCCATTTTTTTTGGTGCAGTAGGAGGAAAACAATGGGAAAGTCTGCCGCCAGAAAAACAACCTGAGAGGGCTGCCTTGCTTCCCCTACGAAAAACTTTTTCGCTTTTTGCCAACCTTAGGCCAATTACCTGTTATCCAGAAATCATCGACGCTTCCCCCCTTAAACCCGAAATAGCTTCTGGGGTAGACCTGCTTATCGTAAGGGAACTGACAGGGGGCATTTACTTTGGTCAGCCCAAAGGAAGGGTTTTAACTGAGCAAGGGGAAAGAGCGATCGACACGCTTCTTTATGATACCTCTGAAATTGAAAGAGTGGCCACAGTCGCCTTCGAATTAGCCTTGCGGAGAAAAAAGAGTTTAACCCTTATTGACAAAGCCAATGTTCTGGAATCGAGTTTATTATGGAGGAAGACCGTCAAGGAAATTGCCAATAACTATCCTGAGGTCGACCTTAAGTTTATGTACGTAGACAACGCGGCCATGCAGCTTGTATTAAAACCCACACAGTTCGATGTCCTTCTTTGCGAAAATCTTTTTGGAGACATCCTCAGTGATGAGGCTGCTGGCATTGCTGGAAGCCTTGGGCTTTTAGCCAGTGCTTCCATTGGCGCTAGTAAATTTGGCTTATACGAGCCTGCCGGAGGATCCGCTCCTGACATTGCTGGCAAAGGAATAGCTAATCCTATTTCACAGATATTATCCGGAGCGTTGATGTTCGAATATAGTTTTCAGGAAGAAGAAGCTGCCCAGGCTATAAAAGATGCTGTAAGAGATGTTCTAAAAGAGGGATATCGAACAATGGACATTGCTAAGGGCTCTGCTACGTATTGTACGACCGAAGAGTTCGCTGAAAAAGTAGCTCAGAAGATTGAAATAAATTTCAAGAAGAAAAAACAGGAAGGGAGCTGAAGAAAAAAATCTTAAAATGCAATTCTTTTTATAATAAAATATATTTAAATCAATTATTTATACGAATATGCCACTTTCAGCTTTTGATTCCACTGCCAGTATTGAAGATGAGATCAATCAAAAAATCCTTTCGGTCTCAGAAGATCGACTACAGGGATTTATTGCGGATCCTTTCAAGGAAATTGCCCATTTGACAAACCTACCCCTTGCCCTGGTCTTAGAAAGAATCCGTTTGATGTTTTCTGCTGGAACAATCCGGCGCATACGACTAACCCTTTTAGCCAATGATTTAGCGCCTGGAGCATTAGTGGCCTGGAAAATACCTGAGAACAGTCTACATGAAGCTTTTGACTTTTTGTTTCAAAAAGATCCATTCAGTGGCCATGTGGTGATTCGTTCCACAGATCCAGCAGCGGCAGGTGCTCGGTATCGACTATGGAGCACCTTAAAAGTCCCCCAAGGCTTTTCTATTCAAACCCATTGTGAACTACTAAAAAATCTTATTGGTGCTGAAGACTACAGAATCATGCCTGCCAAAGGAATCTTTACTTTAGGAGTGGGACATATCCGCCGAAAAACGATTCTTCCCGGAACAAAATCTCCAAAGGCAGCCGTCATGCATCCGGTTGCCATAAAAACGCTTAGTGAAAAACAGTGGCTTGTGCTGAAATCCTTGAAAGAAGAATTGACTTTGGAAGAAATCGACGAGGGATTATGGGAAAAAAGAGCAAGCAAAATAGGGATGAGTAGCCAGGCATTTTTCTCAATAGCCAAAGAACTTGAACAAATTGGGATTTTAGGACGGTTTTCTACCTTTTTGGAACATGTTAAACCCTTGTATGACGGAAGAAAAGTGACTAAATTTAACGCCCTTTTCCACTGGGCCGTTCCTCAAGGCATGGAAAGAGAAGCGGGTGGTCAAATCGGAAGATTTGAAATTCTTACTCATTGCTATTGGAGGGAAGCAGGAAGTGAATTTAAAAACGTCAATATCATGGCTGTAGCCCATGGAAAGGATAAGGGATTGTTGGAATCTCATAAGAAAGCGATCGACGAACATTTGGAGTCGGTCGGTATCCCAGTTTCCTATACGAACATTTTTTGGGGAGGAAGAAGCGAAATTAAACCTTCAGAAATTTTCCCCGAGGCTTATAAAGAATGGCTCCAAAAGATGGATTTAGATTCAAGCGTAATATCAAATTCCTGATTAGGCGTTCTGTTCCATCCTTTAATCGATGGAAGGGACGGTTTATTGAGCAAATTCAGGATTTGCATTTTGATCTTGGTCCGTTCAGAGACACAATCAAAAACTATTCGAAAGAAAAGTTTCAAATCGATTTCAAAGCGGGCATCAATGTGGCCCTCTTATCCATCCCACAGGGAATGGCTTATGCTCTCATTGCTGGATTGCCTGTCCAGTATGGACTTTATGCTTGCGCTATCTCTTCTTTGCTTGGCCCCCTTTTTCAAAGCTCCCGCTATGTCGTACTTGGTCCAACCAATGCCACCTCAGTCCTTTTGTTTAGTACCTATTTAAACATCCAAAAACAAGTAGACAAGCTCTCCACCCTACCCTTTGTATTACTTTTTGTGGGGATCATTTTGATCCTCGTCAGCCTTTTTAGAATGGCTGGCCTCACTCAATATGTATCCAGAACGGTTATAGTTGGGTATATTACTGGGGCTTCTTTCCTTATTATTGCGGGACAGCTGCACCGAGTTATGGGGTTTGAGCTTTCGGAAGCCTATACGTTTTTCGATATTGTTGTGCAAACATTGAACCGACTGCATCTCATCCAGTGGCCATCTGTAGCTATCGGTATCTGCTCGCTTGGCTGTTGGTGGTGGCTTAAAAAGCGGTTTCCAAAACTCCCAGCTATTGCCCTTAGCCTTGTTTTGATGAGTTTTCTAGGCACCTTGATGCATTCTTTGCATCTACCTATTGAATTCCTAAAACCTATTCCCATGGCCACCTGGCCAATTACGCTCCCAACGATGAATTTTCACTGGTTTTCAACCCTAGCAAGCATGTCTTTTGCTCTCGCTTTTTTTGCTGCCGTAGAAGGCACAGGCATTGCCAGATCGCTTGCTAATAGGTCCGGAGAACCTTTAGAACTAAACCGCGATCTGTTCGCTCAGGGAATTGCTAACATTGGATGCAGCTTCTTTAGTGGTATGCCTGTATCAGGCTCCTTAACACGATCCGCATTAAACTGGGCAAGCAAACCGGCCACCCAGCTTGCCAATTTATGGAGCGGTATACTCATGTCCATAGCTCTGCTATTCGGAGGTCCTCTTCTAGGCTATATTCCAATTCCAGCTCTTTCGGCTCTCGTTATTAGCGCTGGATTATCCCTCATTAATCCGAATGAAATCAAAATCGCGCTTACAGCTACTCGATTCGATTTTACGGTCTTTGTTGTCACCTTCATCGGCGCCCTCCTCACCCCACTGGATTTTGCCATCGG
Coding sequences within:
- a CDS encoding aspartate carbamoyltransferase catalytic subunit; the protein is MQNLKLDAIKRKWKRKDLVSLEALDFSEIEAILLAAKEFKTILKENLPLPFLKRYTALALMVEPSTRTRVSFEIAAKKLGISFLSIDYKTSSIQKGESLKDTAKNLEALGIDFLIIRHPAAGSAAFLAKLLNISVINGGDGAHEHPTQGLLDLMTIEEHFGTVRGLKVLIVGDILHSRVARSTFWALSKYGANVKFVGPITLLPSYFKDFGAEISYNLDESLPFADCIILLRLQHERQRKDLFPSISEYIASYSLTTERMKKCKKDVLIMHPGPVERGVEMESELADSPNSAILKQVENGLAIRMAVFYLLGGYFENGQQNQVGTQ
- the secA gene encoding preprotein translocase subunit SecA, producing MIKQLLQKVFGSKNERELSRLWPIVHRINELEKDLFALSDEALSNKTFEFKKRLNEGESLDDLLPEAFAVVKHVCRRFKESGKVIIVRGHPVVWDMVPFDVQLLGGIVLHMGKIAEMATGEGKTLVATLPVYLNALLGQGVHVVTVNDYLAARDSEWMGEIYRFLNLTVGCLQQGQSYEERRAQYACDVTYGTNSEFGFDYLRDNSIVTQKEEKVQRGHFYAIIDEVDSILIDEARTPLIISGPATVGATQEYSRYKPQVSRLVQQQVIECARMAEEVQGLLKDKAANKEKIGRLLFKIKLGMPRNKQLMKFLEDPEIRRYMDDAELSLYQDSRRTELYAIKEELLFSIDEKNNEVDISERGRKFLNPTDPDYFAPPDLAALFDQLDKNPGLDIQEKEKIRLQAQQKYEEATERIHCVSQLLRAYCLYEKDVHYVIQDNKVVIVDEFTGRLMPGRRWSEGLHQAIEAKEGVQIDRETQTLATITIQNYFRLYKKLAGMTGTAETEANEFHDIYKLDVVVIPTNKPCRRIDYEDTIFKTRRAKYQNIVQKIKELHAKGQPVLVGTISVEASELLSRMLKRENIPHNVLNAKHHQQEAEIIARAGLRGAVTIATNMAGRGTDIKLGEGVAELGGLYVLGTERHEARRIDLQLRGRCARQGDPGISKFYISLEDDLMRNFGDSRKIASLLTSMGMKEDEELEHPWLTKAVAAAQKRVEQRNYMIRKHTLQYDDVLNLQREVVYGYRNEILETDNPREEIFSAVQEVIEKEVKSRISSGEHPDFVGLTHWVNQMFPIVVKPEEIEKLGTEKEISDYILDKVRKAYELKIKFEKSDELISLEKYIVLSAIDKLWQEHLYSMDGLRGSIGLRAYGQKDPLIEYKQEAYLLFEDLMDRIKKEIAHNLFRSASSVVAFEQFLSSLTRSEHTDQLPTSIPPVAHEEEEEGGQEKKAAKVSLPVRRSGPKMGRNDPCPLDPRKKFKNCCGAQGAKCCLKIAMEYPYPEEGHREAKK
- a CDS encoding S1C family serine protease, which produces MNFFSFDSQRWSRTLFSFSLYSCLERKQKGKLVLGLCFFFFLTSGWSQNKIPYRAEDEPTVLVVQKVMPAVVNISSERIVQKRVQDPFDLFFGRYYSYKERVKSLGSGVLVSAEGYIITCAHVVERSIERKVQVTLNEKKSAVEGKVLIIDPAVDLALLKIESKTALPFLDIQSSSPTLLGQTVIVLGNPVGYQNSVSKGILSAMDRTIETDEGRIEGLLQTDAAINPGNSGGPIVDISGKFVGISSAKFAGEAIEGIGFAIPAKKVNIFYQEALSEIKNGTPSQKTVTIEQILAKKFGLHVQEMNRELAEAFHVQEGMGLLISDVEPNSPAAKAGIKSGMIVLAIGNRRVDELESYPMLLKDIKSGEGVLMTIMVVRESQGFFLSQTSTVQVFSR
- a CDS encoding LeuD/DmdB family oxidoreductase small subunit, whose translation is MTKRIFGKAYVVGDNIDTDQIIPAQYLMYVPTVPEELEKLGSHALCGLPESLYPLRFVEAGKTKTEYPIIIAGKNFGCGSSREHAPIALAAAGCRVVIAKSYARIFFRNCIATGVLFPYEIGERFPEKIEIGQELVVDLETETLLVADQVYPLKPLGDAKEVIEAGGIFNYAKKTGMIPVSS
- the trpD gene encoding anthranilate phosphoribosyltransferase, with product MRWQLHALSLEINSGRELDEGQVQEAVALLLNPSFPDSEKEQFLVSMACRGMRPKELVAFAKVFLEKSLKLSFQRQWDSLPLFDCCGSGGGGLSLFNVSTAMIFVLASLGVPVIKHGNKGITKISGSADVLEKLGIAYRLSPEGVYRSMREIGLAFVYAPDYHPSFMQLAPLRKRLGEKKIQTVFHFLGPLLNPARPMVQLVGVFREEHVDLFDAALEAMGIEQRAIVYGLDEQSNPLGELGVEGLGKASGIALEEIQPLLKKHAFKRGYAPGSMAEALVHSPLESAQKIEGIFRATLKGYARGLVVANCLVGLLQWGWKGKVEDALEAIEEAIDSGKVYRKLQEARNFAVLWQRASSSY
- a CDS encoding dihydroorotase produces the protein MKTEEAFCISAGRLIDPLLRRDEEPVNLYVAEGKIVDPTNYPKDFPWTKIDAQGLIVLPGLIDMHVHLREPGESRKETIRTATMAAAAGGITTVVAMPNTIPPADHPDTIAWIRKKVDKEALVKVYPTGCITEERLGEKLAPFQSLIQAGAIALTDDGSCVQNARIMRRAMEYASVLGVPILDHCEDTALSDGGVMNEGLWSTLLGLPGWPSIAEELIVSRDILLCEKTGAKIHLQHLTTEGSIRLLRDAKKRGLPVSAEVCPHHIALTESALKEYDPRFKMNPPLRTQKDREALIEALVDGTVEVIASDHAPHALFEKEVEFEKAPFGVVGLETLVAVCLKELYYSKKMDLVDLFAKLTVGPSRVLGLEPPSLRYGSPADLILLDLNASWKVDSNAFFSKGKNTPFEGMNLKGKVVLTMIDGKIVWREKRVVGEQKTV
- the carA gene encoding glutamine-hydrolyzing carbamoyl-phosphate synthase small subunit — its product is MKKHKKKAFLVLEDGTVFAGESFGAEGTAIGEICFNTSMTGYQEILTDPSYRGQIVCLTYPEIGNYGLCPFDHQSRDIQVAGLVIRSLSPIPSSWRAFCSLPEFLKRKGVIGIQGVDTRRLTLHIREAGVLRAVLTTEDMERTEAVALTQNWDYSKVDFIAQVTTPVPYRWDEIEALKPIIEEMKEADGWNAHKKELIEKWTQRVTRLAPPIYRLAVMDFGVKFSTLRYLRSKGFDLHVFPAYASAKRILESDPDAIFLSNGPGDPAFFETLHAEIKPLLGARPVFGICLGHQLIAIALGAKTFKLRFGHRGANHPVKNLFDSTIKITSQNHGYAVCAESIPDCLKISEINLNDGTIEGMVHKTKPIFSVQYHPEAAPGPHDALGYFEVFFNKVRASKIYQVG